In Candidatus Marinimicrobia bacterium CG08_land_8_20_14_0_20_45_22, one DNA window encodes the following:
- a CDS encoding phospho-N-acetylmuramoyl-pentapeptide-transferase, translating into MFYHFLYPLKRIFSGFNLFQYITFRAAMAAITALLIAFIAGPFILLMLKKFQCGELIREDGPKTHLAKKGTPTMGGIIILISVIIPVLLWANLKNTYVDLILLATIWMGAIGFLDDYLKVVRKMKKGLIARYKLLGQISLGLIIGAYIYFSPEFASVNSLTTVPFIKDFEIDLGLFYIPIVIIFVTFISNAVNLTDGLDGLAAGLMGIAALTFAVIAYVSGRVDFSDYLNILYLPGSGELAIYATAFAGAILGFLWYNGHPAQVFMGDTGSLSMGCALGTMAILLKKEILFLLIGGVFIAEGLSVVIQVTYFRWTRKRTGTGKRIFLMAPLHHHFEMKGQDESKIVIRFWIIGILLAILGLSSFKIL; encoded by the coding sequence ATGTTTTACCATTTTTTATATCCACTGAAACGCATTTTTTCTGGATTCAATCTTTTCCAGTACATTACGTTCCGCGCGGCAATGGCGGCGATCACAGCTTTGCTCATCGCTTTCATCGCGGGTCCGTTTATCCTGTTAATGCTTAAAAAATTTCAGTGTGGTGAGTTGATTCGTGAAGACGGGCCAAAAACACATTTAGCCAAAAAGGGAACGCCGACAATGGGCGGAATCATTATTCTGATTTCCGTTATCATCCCTGTTCTTCTCTGGGCAAATCTGAAAAATACTTATGTCGATCTCATTCTCCTTGCAACGATTTGGATGGGCGCGATCGGATTTTTAGACGATTATCTGAAGGTCGTTCGGAAGATGAAAAAAGGATTGATCGCCCGTTATAAATTGCTTGGACAGATTTCGCTTGGACTGATCATCGGCGCCTATATTTACTTTTCTCCGGAATTTGCCAGCGTGAATTCGCTGACAACAGTCCCTTTCATCAAAGATTTTGAAATCGACCTCGGCCTTTTTTACATTCCGATCGTCATCATTTTTGTCACATTCATCTCAAATGCGGTGAATTTGACAGACGGACTGGATGGACTGGCGGCAGGACTCATGGGAATCGCGGCGTTGACCTTTGCGGTAATTGCATACGTTTCTGGACGTGTCGACTTCAGTGATTATTTGAATATTCTCTATCTGCCTGGCAGTGGCGAACTAGCGATCTACGCAACGGCGTTTGCCGGCGCTATTCTTGGATTTCTCTGGTACAACGGCCATCCAGCACAGGTTTTTATGGGCGATACCGGTTCGCTCAGCATGGGTTGCGCACTGGGAACAATGGCGATTCTTTTGAAAAAGGAAATCCTGTTTTTATTAATTGGCGGCGTTTTCATCGCCGAAGGTCTCTCCGTCGTAATTCAGGTAACCTATTTTCGGTGGACGCGCAAGCGAACCGGAACCGGCAAACGCATTTTTTTAATGGCGCCGCTTCATCATCATTTCGAGATGAAAGGGCAGGATGAAAGCAAGATCGTGATCCGGTTCTGGATTATTGGCATTTTGTTGGCAATTTTAGGATTAAGCAGTTTCAAAATACTATGA
- the murD gene encoding UDP-N-acetylmuramoyl-L-alanine--D-glutamate ligase — MMDLKTKPTDFKDVRIAVLGAKRSGVMASILFAKKGGKVLLSDSGTVEIEGNLLSELNRLNVEVELGGHTSKVTNSELAILSPGIPNSAPIIQLLVKSEIPIVSEIEAASWFIQNSTIIGVTGSNGKTTTTTLLNEMFKDTNFETYCGGNIGIPLSQLMIDAEKSDSPDKVFILELSSFQLERIVHFHPNISIMLNITPDHMDRYEHNLMHYFAAKLHIAMNQNRNDFYIYNDDDRLLCENLPKNCQTIPAGIFSKSEKPVYADKNSIYLKNGEKLIDRSELFLLGEHNLYNILASLNAALICGISQAHLRDVLKNFKGIEHRLEFITTINGVDFYNDSKATNVDSVNYALKSFARPVIVILGGKDKDSDFSLLIPNLKKYAKEAILVGKAAAKIRTALEGVLPLTDAGYNMEKAVRIAKTKANPGDVVVLSPACASFDMYNNYEHRGKAFKEIVRRFEEEPKSA, encoded by the coding sequence ATGATGGATTTGAAAACAAAACCAACCGATTTTAAGGACGTCCGAATCGCAGTTCTGGGTGCTAAGCGAAGCGGCGTGATGGCGTCGATTCTTTTCGCGAAAAAAGGCGGCAAGGTTCTGCTTTCCGATTCCGGAACCGTCGAAATCGAAGGCAATCTTCTGTCCGAACTGAACCGATTAAACGTGGAGGTTGAGTTAGGCGGTCATACATCCAAAGTCACCAATTCCGAATTGGCGATTCTCAGCCCGGGAATTCCCAATTCAGCGCCGATTATTCAGTTATTGGTAAAATCTGAAATTCCAATCGTCAGTGAAATCGAAGCCGCTTCGTGGTTTATCCAAAATTCAACCATCATCGGCGTGACCGGTTCTAACGGAAAAACTACCACAACGACGCTTTTAAACGAGATGTTCAAAGATACAAACTTCGAGACATATTGCGGTGGGAATATCGGCATACCGCTGAGCCAATTGATGATTGACGCGGAAAAATCCGATTCTCCCGATAAAGTCTTTATCCTCGAACTCAGCAGTTTTCAGCTGGAGCGAATTGTACATTTTCATCCAAATATTTCAATCATGCTAAACATCACACCAGATCACATGGATCGTTACGAGCATAATCTGATGCATTATTTTGCGGCGAAACTCCACATTGCCATGAACCAAAACCGAAACGATTTTTATATCTACAACGATGACGATCGGCTATTGTGCGAAAATCTTCCAAAGAATTGCCAGACGATTCCTGCGGGCATTTTCTCTAAATCTGAAAAGCCGGTTTATGCCGATAAAAATTCTATTTATTTGAAAAATGGAGAAAAACTGATCGATCGCTCAGAACTATTTTTGCTGGGCGAACACAACCTGTACAATATTCTGGCGTCGCTTAATGCCGCATTAATTTGCGGAATTTCACAGGCACATCTTAGGGACGTACTGAAAAATTTCAAAGGCATCGAGCATCGGTTGGAATTTATCACGACGATCAACGGCGTTGATTTTTACAACGATTCCAAGGCGACGAACGTCGATTCGGTAAATTACGCGTTGAAAAGCTTCGCGCGCCCTGTTATCGTCATTCTCGGCGGAAAGGACAAAGATTCCGATTTTTCATTGTTGATCCCAAATCTGAAGAAATATGCCAAAGAGGCAATTCTCGTTGGAAAAGCCGCGGCGAAAATCCGCACCGCATTGGAAGGAGTCCTCCCGCTTACCGATGCCGGATATAATATGGAAAAAGCAGTTCGGATAGCGAAAACGAAAGCAAATCCGGGAGACGTCGTCGTACTCTCACCCG